In the genome of Hydra vulgaris chromosome 06, alternate assembly HydraT2T_AEP, the window CCTATTATATTAGTACGTGCATTTACCACTTATATAAGACCAATTATTGAATATTGCTCTTCAGTTTGGTCGCCACACCAaactatgttaattttttttgaaattaacaataataattatacccGCGGTCCTACTTTTAGGATTCGAAAGCAACGATGTCAACTCGTCATtcgcaaatattatttttctcaacGAGTTGTAAATATCTGGAATAATCTGACATCAGAAGCTGTAAATGCTgataacatttgtatttttaaaaataaaataaaatcgtGCGATTTCGATAAACATTGTGTctataaagtaaatgaatgaaaTCTTGAATGTTTCTATTGCAAACTATATTTGTTTGTAATAGAAACATCATAAGCTGTAAATGCTgataacatttgtatttttaaaaataaaataaaatcgtGCAATTTCGATAAACATTGTGTctataaagtaaatgaatgaaaTCTTGAATGTTTCTATTACAAACTATATTTGTTCCTATGtactttgttttcttatttaagGGCATATTGTCAGTGTCTATTTATTGGACCTGTATGTCcgttaaaacatgttttattttttttttttttaatttgttctaataaatctttaattatttatttatatcccggaacataatttttttttaaattttatatatgataaCTGTTTGAACTAAGATTTATTGCGACGAAAACAgtaagtttgatttttaaacttctaaattattgataagttaaactttttctgtattgaaatatttaataatttttgtatttaaaaaacgaCAAACAAAGACATATAAAGTCATACGTAAGATAACATACATatgtaagaaatatttataactttaccTTTAGTTGTTTTACAATTCAATTTAGTTATACCATGTCAATTGCAAATGGATCGAAAGTATGGCAGTATTTTTGTAAGGAAAAATCTGGCGAATCTGCAATTTGcaaaaaatgtaatgtaaagATACGTCATTTAAAAAACGCGCATAAAGATTTGGATTTAAATATGAAGCGTCAACATGAAGATACTGGTTCGGAATTAAAATTGTGCAAAAGAAAATCATATTGTTTGTTAAACAGCAGACTATCGAGGAAATTGTGTCAAAACTAGCAACGGTGGATAGCTTTTCAATAAATGCCATAACAAAAAGTgaatttattagaaaatcatTGTCTAAAAAAGGCATGTTATTACCAAAAAATCCCTCCCATGTTATgagtatgataaaaaaacaatatgattTAGTAACAAATTGGGGTTTTAGAGATAACAAAGAAATATCTAGCGGGTCGCGATTTTCTTTATCGTTAGACGAATATACGTCTTAATTAAATTGACGTTATTTAAATGTCAGATTACACTTATTAACAAAGTTTTGTAACCTAGGATCGACTCCGATAGCTCGATCACTTCCTgcagaaaaaattgttgatctgGTTGAAAATAAACTGTCAGATTtcaatttatcaattaaaaagcaCATCATAGCTAGTGTCACTGACGGAGCATCCGTAACGAAAAAATTTGGACGGCTAAGTGGTATTGAACATCAGCTGTGTTATGCCCACGGACTTCATTTGGCAGTATGTGATGTTCTTTACAAAAAGTCAGACTCTTCAGCAAAATATATTGAATTGCAGTTGCAAGAATCCAATGAAAGTTTGAGTGATCACGATTAGTTTGATGATGTATTTGTCTGTAATGATGAGTCATACAACTCAACAGGTGTTACGTTTATTGATGATTTACAAGATAGTGTAAATATAGCCTTAACAATTCAGAAGGTTCGAAAAGTGGTTCGAATGTTCTGCAAATCAAAAGAAGTCCTGAATATCTCCGAAGATGAATATGCGATTATGAATGCAATAACAATTTCTCTGCAACCGATAAAAGTTGGAATATCTCCGAAGATGAATATGCGATTATGAACGCAATAACAATTTCTCTGCAACCGATAAAAGTTGTAATAGAAAGACTTGGTAGAAATGATGCTACTCTACCTGATGCAGAAGGTGTAATGATATTCATCTTGGGCAATTTGGCggagaaaaaaatttgacagcTAATAAACTGCTTCAACCTGTGTAGCAGAGAGTTGAAGACGCAGAAATGCCAATTTAATTGgactactaaaatttttaaacaacccaATTAGTTATACTCAGGAATCAAATATCAACTCCAAACTTCTCTTACCTTCCAAATATGTATTAAaagcaacagcaaaaaaaatttataccagGTTGTATATAGAGGATGCTACCACTAATTCATCGAATAATGAAATAGTTGAAGTGAGTCGTGATAATGAAAGCATAGTTTCTGACCCGTCAATACCTCAACCTGTTGCTCGAAATTTATTAGGCAAAAGTATTTTGACTCTTGAACAAAAATTGGATGCGACTATTTGTAATGTCAAATAAGTAGAAAAAGCAGCTCTAGAAGAcattagcaatttaaaaaacctcacaaaagaaattaaactttttgagaCAACTGGAAAACGTAGCGaaagtttagaaagaatataCTTCACATTAATGACCATCAAGCCGACATCAATTTAATCAGAAAGAGCTTTTTCTGCCGCGGGTCTATTTATGGGAAAATTCGTTCACGATTAAGTGACAAATCAAttgattgtttatgttttttaaaataatattttattttaaatagtaatatagaATAGCGTGCTAAGATAAATTTGTCAGAAACcgcttgtttttatattaaaaattatggcGGGAAATCCCGGGATAAATAAGTTACACACCGGGAATCCCGAGATGCTAAATTTACAGGAAATGAAAAACCCTAGCAGCAATACGAACACAAActataaaggtaaaaaataactttgaaagttcaaaaagaaatactattattttaaagtagtaGCTTAAGATGTGatcacctttaaaaaaaaaatgattatacgTTATGTATACGGCCAACAGGTATGAGTCAAtgttcaaaaaatcaaatacgATTAAGCGATGAAATGATTGACACTTTGATTTTTTAGGGTagtactttcaaaaataaatataactcaCGTGTATTCATGCatgttcatattatttttagttattatttttatttatactgcgTTAataacccgtgtcgtcggccctgtgttttataatttaaattacttaggTTCATTATTGAATGAagtactttatttaaatcatatataaacTAATCACTTTTAAGTATTTGATGAGTACTTAAAACGTTAGTTCTTCTTATGCTTCTCTTTCTACAATTGCGCTTTTTTCTATTCAATCCCGGAGACAACTTTTTCAATCCTGAAATTGAAGATGTCCGAGAATTTTGCCATCCTTACCTCAACGTGGAGAAATGCTGTGTTTATTTATCGAAatgtaaataagtttataaacgagtgataaaaagtgtatttttggCGCACAATTAGTTCCTAATTAATTAgactatataaattaaaacgaTATTTTATTAAACCCACTAGCACAAGATTCTTTTCAAAgattaaaacaagttaaaacacGTTTTGACGATTGTTTTAAACAATCCGGCGATAAAAACCGAATTATTCtattacaatacaaaaaaaaacaaaaaaaaaacgaattattCTTATAATCCGGCCAGATAATATGAAAATCCGGCCGAATATCTTAACTGGGACACTCGAAATTATtactatcaaaatattattaatttattaaaatactattaatttatttttactgatgttattgttaaattttattattaaaatattattaaatattactatCACCCGAAATTATTACtatcaaaataatgttaatttatttttactgatgTTATTGACATAAGTATActgaataataaaactattctcattatcattaaatttaaaagtatttacttatagattaatatatattactatttatagATATCCTTAAtgtaagaataaatttaaaacttcttttatgtttttaactttttattagtaaatgatTTCCTTGATgtagaaactttttttcagaataCATTTTCGGATTGGAATGGTTGTTTTCAATTGATTCGATAAAAATCTTCATTAAgcgtttaaataaaaaaaacaacctttacTAAATAAAAGTCGTATCACATGTTTAAACgtagtaaaaacaataaaggaataaacattttttgatttcaaaatattttataaaatatttttgagcatTCTAAAAATATACGAGCTCATTTTACCATCAACGGgcttatttgttttgtttactaCGTAAATCATAAAAATGTAACTTCTTTATCgcaaaaatgtaaacaacttTCCCCGCTCCTAATACGTTACGTTGTGATTTTCGTTTACAAAAGCGgatttttagtatatttataagTTAGTTATTTTAGAACCTTTGAttgacataaaattttttttttttaaatagacttACTTAAGTTTGTGAATACCATAATAAAGAAACTACTCTATTCGCACTAAAGAATCAATGCTTGGATCgcaaaatatatgttattatttttactttttttaaagaactattgACAgcaaactaacaaaaaaaataataattacatattgattatattttatattttacttgttattttgtAGTTAGTCATATCAGAGTTATGTCAGAGTTATATTAGAAAGCAAGGTTGAATAACGCTGCATCACTGAATTAACTGCGAATCATTGTTTTGCCTAACTTAGCCGTCCATTACTGTCGTGACAAGTTCGTCAATATTTATCATTCCGTTCTTATCTTCTAATCCCTGCACGATAACATCCATTTGAGCCGTAGTTAGCGTTTCTCCCAAGCTCGTCATAACGTGATGAAGTTCACCTGCAGCTATAGTTCCATTTTGTTCTCTGTCAAACAAGCGAAAGCATTCAGTAAAATCTGATTTACTCTTTTTCCTTGAGTCTTTTTCAGCCCTGTTTGCTAATGATTGATAAATAGGAAAAAACTCTTCAAATGTTATTCGCTTTGCACCACTTGATTCTAATTCTCGTACAATTTTATTTACGTCACTTTCTGTTGGATTTAAACCAAGTCCTCTTAAGGCTTCGCCTAAAAGTCCAATTTCTATTTTTCCATCTCCAACAGTGTCGTAAAGTGAAAAAGATTCTGCCAGAATAAAACGTTCTCTTTGACTGATAAGTTCCATTTATTTATGTACtactattttactaaaaataaaaaatcttttcttttataaatagttaCTCACGCTTAATAACTtagcgaaaaaaaaattcagcaaaGTTGCGCTTCAAAAGTAAAGAATGTGAGTCTTGAATAATGGATAAATAGCTCTTTTCACGCGATTTAGATTTTTCAAGCTTTTCAATACAGCGTCTTCAAAATTAGCGTTTCTTTTATTTCGGTgtaattatcaaatttttctgaacaaaattttttcaacgtTATTCTTTTGAATTTTCGTCTCAAAGCgtattggttttttttgtttcttttttaatataaaaattattcaattatttttataaaaaagcttattcattttacataaaacgtATTTACTTACTTAACACAACTAACTTGTAAAGCGTATAACAactcagtattttttaaattagaatggcgaaacaattttttttatattaagtaatttatatctgttgacaattataaaaaataataaaaataataaattctttttttaataatacttatttttaaaaggtcGATTCATGTTGAAGAATAATAATTCTATCTGTTTGTTTTACTCCCTTTTTTCCACCCCCTTTTCTAATTCTTGAGGAATGcatcaaaaacatttaacatagATAGGGAGGAAAGTAATTTCAAAAAGTGGATTTTAAAGAAGATTgcataaattatacaaaatatactaATCACTTATAtcataaatcaaataattaaatcaagcaaaaatcttataatttatgTGTTAATCAAAATGCAAATACCATCTGCAGACCGGTAGTCAATTTATAGTTAAGAAAGAAAGTTGCAAAATAAATTGGTAAAGAGTTGGATCGGAATAAATCATTCCCGATATTACGTcgtacatttttttgtaaacatgaAGAAGATTTTCAAATAtcgaatatattatatatgaaagaACTATAAATAATCTATGTGAATATATTAGTTTCATTTGCTTGCATTTATGGCGGAATAACAAACCTTTTATgagaaaataaactatttttgccaggttcatagattttttttgcaCTCTCAGAGCCGTGGCGTGGTACATTTGGGCCCCCCCCAAATCATTTTTTTGGGCCCTATTTTTGTGGCATCACATTACAGGATATATATGCGTCACATTTTTTCTAAAggctaaaaacatcaaaaataagaCATATAAGTATAGACAAACGTATATGTACGGATAATTATCAGAATAAtgtttgttatattatattggTAATACTTCAAAACCTGTAATAAATCACATATTCACAATTGTCACAGAAATGACTTGTGGCGAACTTTCATACTTGCAAATTTGTTGATTATCTCctcataatttaattttcttgccACATCGTTCTCAATTGACAGCATCGCCAGAGAAGACAAGCGGTCATCAACCATTGTTGACCtataaaaagtgaaaagaaaTGCATAGAGCTACATCTATTATGTATAAAGTAGCAAGATTAAATATACTGACCTATGAAAAGTCTTAATCAATTTTAGCTTGCTGAAGCTACGTTCAGCACTTGCGACAGTTACTGGTGAGGTAAGGATTATGCGTAACACAATGGCAAGATTTGGATAAGTTTCTTGCAGCTCttctttataaatgtaattaagAAAATCATGTGCAGATTTCATGTGAGTACTTTCTTTCTCCTGTACCACTATGACAAATCGTTTTAATTCCATTTCCAGATCATCCGAATCTATATCGCCAAGCTTTGCTTgcaaatttttgcaatataaagACAAAGAATTTTCTTTACAGATTTGAATAAGATTCTCAGAACGGTATAGGAAGTCATAGAGCTCTGTGATACTACTGACTTGTTCAAAACGCTCCTTTACTGATCCCATTGACATATCAAGGAGTGGTAAAAAGAAATCAACTTTAAACTTCTGTTCTAATTGGATGGTGTGAGCTTCATCGGCACACTCGTATGAATGAATCATCTTTTTTTGTCGGGAACGCACTTCTGGAAAAATTTTTGCAATGTCCAACACTTCTGCGATTTCTGATGCTTTCATGTGTGCGTCTGAAAATCCAGTTTCACGATATTGCTGAAGAAATGTATATGTGGCCTTTATTTCACTATCCAAGACATCAAGGGAAGTTGTAGAGGACTGCAGAAGCTTACTTGATTTGTTAATTTGGTATAAAACGTCATACCAAATAACGATTGACAATATGAATGGCCATGTCATCATATATTCCATCAGCGAACATACTTCTGTAGCTGTTGCGCCATCTCTCTTCTCTAGAGCATACACTTCCAATTTTTCTAATGCCTCTAATATCTCTTTCAGGTGATAGCGAAGAGGTTTCACACAGTTTATTCTACTTTCCCATCTGGTATCGGATTGAGGCTTGACAGAAATGGGTATACATGACTTTAAAATATGCCATCGAGCAGGAGATGATGAAAAGAGTGTATACAATCTTGAAAGAACTCCGAAAAAAGTAATTGCACTGTTGGATGACTTTGCACCGTCAACAATGACTAGATTAAGTGAATGGTTTGCACACGGAACATATAGAGCTTTGGGATTCATTTGAAGAAGCCTAGCTTGAACACCCTTTGCCTTTCCTTTCATGTTAGCACCGTTATCATAGGATTGGCCTCGACAGTCAAGAATATTTAATTCCCACTTTTTTGTCTGATCTAGAAAGGCATCCAAAAGCCCTTTTCCAGTGGTATCATCTACCTTGAGATATCCAAAGAAATTTTCAGAAATGTTGATACCTGTCCCAGGAATGCAAACTACTGATCGTAGGATTATGCTCATTTGTTCTTTATGTGAAACGTCTGGCGTACAATccaaaataatggaaaaatatttcGCTTTCTTTACTTTGGAAAGGTTTTCGGCTTCAATCTCCTTGGCTAACAATTCAATCAACTCATTCTGGGTATCATTGCTCAAATAATGTTCATTAGTTTCTTTCTTCTGAATCCGACGTAAAAGTTCATCGAGCACACTATCATACTTCGCCATCAATTCAAACAACCCAAGAAAGTTTCCATTGTTCTTGGAACCAATGACCTCTTGTGAACCACGGAATCCAAGATTCCTCGCAGAAAGAAATAGAGTGATGTCTAGTAATCGTTCCAATACTGCTCTCCAAAATTTTCGCTCTTTTTGAAGCAACTTGTATTGATGCTCATCAATGGTTGTTTGATTCATTATGCCTGCAATGTTGAATttggtaaaatatataaatatttattatatttaatgacaaaattttttttaaaacagtttaccTTTTCGTAATGTCATCCACTGTTCAAAGCACCTGAGATGTGTACTTCCTGTTTCATGATCATTCAGTTTTTTGGATAAACCTTCCCATGTGTTCATCCCTTGTCGGAATGGTGAATCTGATATACCAAAAAGTTTGCAACAGaagcaaaaaactttattacttttCATAGAATACACAAGCCATGACCGTACAATAGTTTCTCCATTCTTCATCTGTCGTTTATAATAAGTCACTGAAAATCGTCGTCTTTCTTGATTGTGTGGAAAATCTATCTCAATTTGCTTTACACCACGTTCAACAATGTCACACCTCTGTGCATCAGAAACATTTTCTGGCCAATCAGAAGGATCATCACTGAGAAAAAGAAGTGGCAGTGTTGTGGCAGTTGGTATACACTCACAGATTGCCATATTAGAGTCTCCTTCAGCAGACAAACCAAAACAAGAAACAGAATCATTTTCTGCATTGGCTGTAACATCATTATTGGTTTCTGTTATTGCTACTGATTCACCATCAGCTTAAACTGCTGGTTTCAAAAATTGTGTAAGTTTGGGGTACTTAGTTATTACTTCCCTGGCTGCAGCTGCTTCTCTTCTCTTAGCTGCACCACTTTTCACTTTCTTCATTCCAATAATTAATACCTAAAAATAGAACagatagtttataaaatttacttttaggTCCTACTATAGTACTATACctatttaatttatacaaataaattaaatgaaaaataataatgtctcctaaaaataataaacttaccGGCTCAGCTGATTCAGCCACGCTCACTACGAATTTTGAATAATGACGATTGCGTTTCGGTTTAACCAACTACACACACATCATACAGTCAAATGAAGCAACTGACACGCAGAAATCAATATTTCAAATCGTATTTCAACtcacaattttttattactattctagaaagttattaaaaaaattaaagaaaatactttttaaaatattataaaattttaaaatgttgtattgCTGACGGCCCACCGGGAAATATCCCGGTGTGAAAACTCCATGTGAAATAGGAAAACtcatctttaaataaactgttcattataatataaatttgtcaatctagtttgttttatttacataattttttgcatgctatttatgatatcataatttgtattataatttttattggtttgtaACAACTCTATTTGTCGGTTAATATTTCTCTGTAATGtcttcaaattttgattttatatttatatccagagttttaaattgttatttaatcttttgaaaatgtagtatGTTAActacgaaacatgtcaagattaaaaaattccgtgtttttcataaaagtatGAGTAAAAATTTTAGAGTTAAGCTACTATATAGATACAGAAACTAAACAAGGATGTCCATTCTcatcagttgttttttttcacattaaaattgtCTTAgtagcatttattttattttatagtttgaatataattgataattatctgttaaaataataaaatgccataaaaaattttatcattttttaaaaaacgggCCCCTTATATCTCGTGGGCCCCCCCCAAATGGGGGGTTTGGGGGGCCTTTGCCACGGCACTGTGCACTCTTAACTAATTTAACTTTCTTCATGTATAAAACGTATTGAAAACACAAGAAATTtactaaaaagaaataatacaaaataaaaaacttttaaaacggaCGTTAACAAGGCTAGTGTACGtacataaaaaaagaatcttatTTCAGAAGTAAAGTACAATAGTGAAAGTTGAAAGAGTATTTCTTATATTGCTgggcagaaaaaaaaatttagtttgtcTTTAATGCGATGTCTGATAGTCTTTCTAATTAAAACACTTGTATTCCTCATCGTAATTCGtaaaaagtagaaatatttaaaaatgatttaagatACAAACGTTTGAAACGCTTATATTGGTTTTGCTTGATGCCAGCAGCGTAACAACCCCGGGGCCCTCAAGCTCAGGGGGCTCTCGACAATTATTTTATCGCGCGTTAACGcacttttaatttgttgttattattattttgtccgTTGCTCATTGCTTCTGAATACACACACAAAACCCTGGGTGACTCAGGCTGGGTCACAGCAGGGGGTGGGATGTTAATCAGTAAGCTACTGGTTGCTTGGGGTGGGCCTCACATGACATATCGAAGGTAGATCAGCTAAGCATTGTTGTAAGGTACGCAGTAATAACCAGATCGGAAAATGGATAGCCAAATGatatagaagtaaaaaaaatgtttctaggCTTTTATGCAGCCATCAAACATGGAGCAGTAGATTTAGTCAACAAAGTGACAACATTATTTATCgacaaaaatattgattaaaaaaaatgtgtgggGCAAGGCTATGATGGAGCCAGTGTGATGAGTGGTGTGCATAATGGTGTACAAAAACATATTAAGGATATCCAGACTAACGCAGAGTACGTACATTGTGCCactcataatttaaatttagtgatAAATGATGCCGTTAGAGGTTGTGTTGAAATACAGATTTTTTTCGCAACGTTGCAagatttgtataactttttcgGTAACAGCATCAACATGCCTTGGgtctcttggttgagtaaaggctagagatggtgtctcgataaaagtCCTCAtattgggcagatgttaaatgcatccggctacaaccttgtagaaggcctcctagacaaagacttaaggggtaaatagattctatctgttgaccagcctcgcactccttcttcatctattagtaTGGcgcaaat includes:
- the LOC136081988 gene encoding zinc finger MYM-type protein 1-like; protein product: MAICECIPTATTLPLLFLSDDPSDWPENVSDAQRCDIVERGVKQIEIDFPHNQERRRFSVTYYKRQMKNGETIVRSWLVYSMKSNKVFCFCCKLFGISDSPFRQGMNTWEGLSKKLNDHETGSTHLRCFEQWMTLRKGIMNQTTIDEHQYKLLQKERKFWRAVLERLLDITLFLSARNLGFRGSQEVIGSKNNGNFLGLFELMAKYDSVLDELLRRIQKKETNEHYLSNDTQNELIELLAKEIEAENLSKVKKAKYFSIILDCTPDVSHKEQMSIILRSVVCIPGTGINISENFFGYLKVDDTTGKGLLDAFLDQTKKWELNILDCRGQSYDNGANMKGKAKGVQARLLQMNPKALYVPCANHSLNLVIVDGAKSSNSAITFFGVLSRLYTLFSSSPARWHILKSCIPISVKPQSDTRWESRINCVKPLRYHLKEILEALEKLEVYALEKRDGATATEVCSLMEYMMTWPFILSIVIWYDVLYQINKSSKLLQSSTTSLDVLDSEIKATYTFLQQYRETGFSDAHMKASEIAEVLDIAKIFPEVRSRQKKMIHSYECADEAHTIQLEQKFKVDFFLPLLDMSMGSVKERFEQVSSITELYDFLYRSENLIQICKENSLSLYCKNLQAKLGDIDSDDLEMELKRFVIVVQEKESTHMKSAHDFLNYIYKEELQETYPNLAIVLRIILTSPVTVASAERSFSKLKLIKTFHRSTMVDDRLSSLAMLSIENDVARKLNYEEIINKFASMKVRHKSFL
- the LOC100202507 gene encoding myosin-2 essential light chain → MELISQRERFILAESFSLYDTVGDGKIEIGLLGEALRGLGLNPTESDVNKIVRELESSGAKRITFEEFFPIYQSLANRAEKDSRKKSKSDFTECFRLFDREQNGTIAAGELHHVMTSLGETLTTAQMDVIVQGLEDKNGMINIDELVTTVMDG